From one Peredibacter starrii genomic stretch:
- a CDS encoding tetratricopeptide repeat protein, with amino-acid sequence MKFVSALAPVLLASSLLVGCAHKIEHKAPQLSDFSPEQIEQMNRDALAIASKRLEEMVIQAKASQSGVNYLATDLFLKANMSLLEGDYATAVVLFKHVVALVPNDDFLQKKYAITLIRTGDLQEAQVVLERLYQKTKEEKVGLILAGVYTGVDQEEHARRIYRDLLSNNPKNEDACVFLSKSLAVSKETTKALAQLKSCADKDQKNGMYDYYAGKIFLDMGNVPKAVAAFTKAHERQPSLGQAVSALGILLEEREQHESAIKIYEKYLKAQPKDSTILTRMVQVLFLKERFAEVIPYAERLSDIEPENLNLKVKLGILYTDAKKYPEAISVFKDLLVAAPQSDKILYYLGAIHQEMSQYHESIEYFNQIPSSSGLYTDSSVQMANMLSTLAQNEHHEKGETKWKDSFLKHVNAKIEEFKDMRVEFSVIKSGYFEGIANYKEAMETMMVVQDEKSFSTQHKYYLANLYEKEKKFEASTALIMGIIEKEPKNAHAWNFLGYSLLVRGEQMEKAFEYIQTALKISPDDGYIRDSLGWYYFKQGNIKKALSELELAQKKVPDDVEILKHLAEVHKELKDYSRAKTFLESALKHVRYQQDRLEIMTAMEELDTSRLPASGKLD; translated from the coding sequence ATGAAATTTGTCTCTGCCTTGGCCCCAGTTCTCCTCGCAAGTTCACTCCTAGTAGGTTGTGCTCATAAAATTGAACACAAGGCCCCTCAGCTTTCGGACTTTTCTCCGGAACAAATCGAGCAAATGAATAGGGACGCTCTGGCGATCGCCTCAAAGCGATTGGAAGAGATGGTGATTCAGGCGAAGGCCAGCCAATCAGGTGTAAATTATTTAGCTACGGACCTTTTCTTGAAGGCGAATATGTCACTTCTGGAAGGGGATTATGCGACTGCGGTGGTGTTGTTCAAACACGTGGTGGCCCTGGTTCCGAACGATGATTTCCTTCAGAAAAAGTATGCCATTACGCTTATCCGCACGGGCGATCTACAAGAAGCTCAGGTGGTTTTAGAGCGTCTTTATCAGAAGACAAAAGAAGAGAAGGTCGGGTTAATTCTGGCCGGCGTTTATACTGGTGTGGACCAGGAAGAACATGCTCGCAGGATCTACCGTGATCTCCTATCAAACAATCCTAAAAACGAAGATGCCTGTGTCTTTTTAAGTAAGTCTTTGGCGGTTTCAAAAGAAACAACCAAGGCCCTGGCCCAGCTGAAAAGCTGTGCTGATAAAGATCAGAAGAACGGCATGTACGACTACTATGCGGGGAAAATTTTCCTCGACATGGGCAATGTTCCCAAGGCCGTGGCAGCTTTCACTAAGGCCCATGAACGTCAGCCGAGCTTAGGTCAGGCAGTGAGTGCTCTAGGAATTTTGTTGGAAGAGCGTGAACAACACGAATCGGCGATTAAGATCTATGAAAAGTACCTGAAGGCCCAGCCGAAAGACTCTACGATTTTGACTCGTATGGTTCAGGTTTTATTCTTGAAAGAAAGATTCGCTGAAGTCATCCCATACGCGGAAAGACTAAGCGATATCGAGCCTGAAAATCTCAATCTGAAAGTTAAACTTGGTATCCTTTATACTGACGCTAAAAAGTATCCTGAAGCAATCTCGGTCTTCAAAGACCTTCTGGTGGCGGCCCCGCAATCAGACAAGATTCTTTATTACCTGGGAGCGATTCACCAGGAAATGAGCCAGTATCACGAGTCGATCGAGTACTTCAACCAGATCCCGTCTTCAAGTGGTCTCTATACAGATAGCTCGGTTCAGATGGCCAATATGCTTTCAACACTTGCTCAAAACGAACACCATGAGAAGGGTGAGACCAAGTGGAAGGACTCTTTTCTTAAGCACGTGAATGCTAAAATTGAAGAGTTCAAAGACATGAGAGTTGAATTCAGCGTGATCAAATCGGGGTACTTTGAAGGTATCGCAAACTATAAAGAAGCGATGGAAACGATGATGGTAGTGCAGGACGAGAAGAGCTTCTCGACCCAGCACAAATACTATCTTGCAAACCTCTATGAGAAAGAAAAGAAGTTTGAAGCTTCGACTGCACTCATCATGGGCATCATTGAAAAAGAACCAAAGAATGCTCATGCCTGGAACTTCCTTGGCTACTCACTTCTAGTGCGTGGTGAGCAAATGGAAAAGGCCTTCGAGTACATTCAAACCGCTCTGAAAATCAGTCCGGATGATGGTTATATTCGTGACTCTCTTGGCTGGTATTACTTCAAGCAAGGCAACATTAAAAAAGCGTTATCTGAGCTTGAACTTGCTCAGAAAAAAGTGCCTGACGATGTGGAAATTTTAAAACACCTGGCCGAAGTGCATAAGGAATTAAAAGATTACTCGCGTGCAAAAACATTCTTAGAGTCAGCATTAAAGCACGTGCGCTATCAGCAAGATCGTTTGGAGATTATGACTGCAATGGAAGAGCTTGATACAAGCCGTCTTCCTGCCTCAGGAAAACTCGATTAG
- a CDS encoding ABC transporter substrate-binding protein — protein sequence MKRLAPLLSLMLMLAIVGCSKQDNFDEREINLVSPEKIAGYDPIHASDQYSGNEAGKVYEGLFEFHPLKRPYELMPNLAEALPTVSADGLTYTFKLRKGVLFHDSPAFKDGIGREMKSDDVIYSLKRLADPKLMAKGWWLFDERIVGLNEWRTKYSALDATVYEEEIEGLKKVDDYTFTVKLKSPYPQFLYALAMPYSFIVAKEAVDHFGKEFLNHPVGTGPFILPRFDQSNLIVYNRNPKFREKFYPTEGEEGDDKLGLLADAGKKIPLVDRINVHIVVESQPKWLSFQKGKDDVIELKDNNIDQAITKEKELRSEHKEKGIRLILKPQLDVTFFAFNHEDKTFQNRKLRQAMNMAYNRAEANRLFYEGTAIDAQGVIPPGMGGYRKEFKNPYVKFDLEGAKKLLAEAGYPGGKGLPEITIQTRNETIARQQIEFFAKCMDKIGIKINVGMNTWPELVNKVTKKQHQMYTMAWGADYPDAENFLGLLYCPNQSPGSNGANYCNPEFDALYKQATVMQDSPERTALYEKLNEMAAVDAPWVFGFNRTRMYLVQAWLKNFKFMEFNHNQFQYLNVDLEVKKELSKKF from the coding sequence ATGAAGAGATTGGCCCCGTTGTTGAGTTTGATGCTGATGCTGGCAATCGTTGGTTGTAGCAAGCAGGACAATTTCGATGAAAGGGAAATCAATCTAGTCTCTCCAGAAAAAATCGCAGGCTATGATCCGATCCATGCTTCTGATCAATACTCAGGAAATGAGGCCGGAAAAGTTTACGAAGGTCTTTTCGAATTCCATCCACTAAAGCGTCCTTACGAATTAATGCCGAACCTTGCCGAAGCTCTTCCAACAGTAAGTGCTGATGGTTTGACTTACACTTTCAAACTAAGAAAGGGTGTGCTGTTTCACGATAGCCCTGCATTTAAAGATGGCATCGGTCGTGAAATGAAATCTGATGATGTGATCTACTCACTTAAGCGTTTGGCCGATCCGAAACTGATGGCCAAGGGCTGGTGGTTATTTGATGAGCGTATTGTTGGTCTAAACGAGTGGAGAACAAAATACTCTGCTCTTGATGCCACTGTTTACGAAGAAGAGATCGAAGGTCTTAAGAAAGTAGATGACTATACATTCACTGTAAAACTTAAAAGTCCTTATCCTCAGTTCCTTTACGCGCTTGCGATGCCTTATTCTTTTATCGTAGCGAAAGAAGCAGTTGATCACTTCGGGAAAGAGTTTTTGAATCACCCAGTTGGAACTGGTCCATTCATCCTTCCGAGATTCGATCAGTCAAACCTGATTGTTTATAACCGCAACCCTAAGTTCCGTGAGAAGTTTTATCCAACTGAAGGTGAAGAGGGCGATGATAAACTTGGTCTACTTGCTGATGCTGGTAAAAAAATCCCTCTGGTTGATCGTATCAATGTTCATATCGTAGTTGAGTCTCAGCCGAAATGGTTGTCTTTCCAAAAAGGTAAAGACGATGTGATTGAGCTTAAAGACAACAACATCGACCAAGCGATCACAAAAGAAAAAGAACTTCGTTCTGAGCACAAAGAAAAAGGCATTCGTCTAATTCTTAAGCCTCAGCTTGATGTGACTTTCTTTGCTTTCAACCACGAAGATAAAACATTTCAAAACCGTAAGCTTCGTCAGGCCATGAACATGGCGTACAACCGTGCTGAAGCGAATAGACTATTCTATGAAGGTACTGCAATTGATGCTCAAGGTGTAATTCCTCCAGGCATGGGCGGTTACCGTAAAGAATTCAAAAACCCTTATGTGAAGTTTGATCTTGAAGGCGCCAAGAAGCTTTTAGCTGAAGCCGGTTACCCGGGTGGAAAAGGTCTTCCGGAAATCACCATCCAAACTCGTAACGAAACAATTGCTCGTCAGCAAATTGAGTTCTTCGCGAAGTGTATGGATAAAATCGGTATCAAGATCAATGTAGGCATGAACACATGGCCTGAACTTGTGAACAAAGTAACGAAGAAACAACACCAGATGTACACAATGGCATGGGGTGCTGATTATCCGGACGCTGAAAACTTCCTAGGTCTTCTTTATTGTCCAAACCAATCTCCAGGTTCTAATGGTGCTAACTATTGTAACCCAGAGTTTGATGCTCTTTATAAGCAAGCAACTGTGATGCAGGATTCTCCAGAGAGAACAGCACTTTATGAAAAGCTAAACGAAATGGCAGCTGTTGATGCTCCATGGGTATTCGGCTTTAACCGTACTCGTATGTATCTGGTTCAAGCTTGGCTTAAAAACTTTAAATTTATGGAATTCAACCATAACCAATTTCAATATCTGAACGTTGACCTTGAAGTGAAAAAAGAACTCAGTAAGAAGTTTTAG
- a CDS encoding ABC transporter permease, which translates to MIKYIIRRLLNLIPVLLGVSFIIFVLFNLVSGDPTAVLLGKNATAKQMAELREQLGLNKPLFDQYLDVVKSAFTFDFGRSWATKQEITYMIKQGAYPSMVLTVPAFIIATIFSLIISLVVAFYRGKGIDLFVRILCIAGVSVSALAYILGFQYLFAYKLGWFEISGFEYGFPDFVPYIALPAIIWILLSLGPDVRFFRTIMLDEIYQDYVRTARAKGLSEVVILLKHVLRNALIPIITYVVIQIPSLILGALLLENFFSIPGLGGITLNALNSSDFPVIKAMAILSSVLYIVMSLVTDILYTLADPRVKLK; encoded by the coding sequence ATGATTAAGTACATTATTCGTAGATTGCTCAACCTCATCCCGGTATTACTCGGGGTGAGCTTTATTATCTTTGTGCTCTTTAACCTGGTATCAGGAGATCCGACTGCGGTTCTTCTAGGTAAGAACGCAACTGCCAAGCAAATGGCAGAACTCAGAGAACAACTTGGCCTTAATAAGCCATTGTTCGATCAGTACCTGGACGTAGTGAAATCTGCCTTCACATTCGATTTCGGTAGATCATGGGCCACTAAGCAAGAGATCACTTATATGATCAAGCAAGGTGCTTATCCATCGATGGTTCTGACTGTTCCGGCATTCATCATCGCGACCATCTTCTCGCTCATCATTTCATTAGTGGTGGCCTTCTACCGTGGTAAAGGAATCGATCTTTTTGTTCGTATTCTTTGTATCGCCGGAGTGAGTGTTTCGGCCCTGGCCTACATTCTTGGTTTTCAATACCTCTTCGCTTACAAGCTCGGATGGTTTGAGATTTCAGGTTTCGAATACGGTTTCCCGGATTTCGTTCCTTATATCGCACTTCCGGCGATCATCTGGATTCTTCTAAGCTTAGGACCTGATGTTCGTTTCTTCCGTACGATTATGCTCGATGAGATTTATCAGGACTACGTTCGTACTGCTCGTGCGAAAGGTCTTAGCGAAGTTGTGATCCTGCTTAAGCACGTTCTGAGAAATGCTTTGATTCCGATTATTACGTACGTTGTGATTCAGATTCCGTCGCTCATTCTTGGTGCGCTTCTTCTGGAAAATTTCTTCAGTATTCCTGGTCTTGGTGGAATTACCCTAAACGCTCTTAACTCGTCGGACTTCCCGGTGATTAAGGCGATGGCGATTCTATCAAGTGTTCTATACATCGTTATGAGTCTTGTAACAGATATTTTATATACCCTAGCTGACCCTCGCGTTAAGTTGAAGTAG
- a CDS encoding ABC transporter permease encodes MKENSLWKDAFKRLIKDKWAFGSLIIVAIYSIVAILAATGLLAADWAREVGASNLPPSAEHWFGTDIFGRDVLAKVLHGTQIAMSVGLATSLIAIPIGVILGALAGYFGGWVDDVITWLYTTFSSIPNIMLLISITMILGKGLFAVYIALGATSWVTLCRLIRGEVMKHKEREYVQAAGAIGGGHFRKLFLHILPNVTHIVIINTSLQFQFAIKSEVILSYLGLGVQGEPSWGTMIDDAKLELARGVWWQLAGATTAMFIVVLAFNLLGDALRDALDPKLKGK; translated from the coding sequence ATGAAAGAGAATTCATTGTGGAAAGATGCTTTTAAGCGACTCATTAAAGATAAGTGGGCCTTCGGTTCATTGATCATTGTCGCTATTTATTCAATTGTGGCGATTCTTGCTGCTACTGGTTTACTTGCCGCTGATTGGGCAAGAGAAGTTGGTGCTTCGAATCTACCTCCAAGTGCTGAGCACTGGTTTGGTACAGATATCTTCGGCCGAGATGTACTTGCAAAGGTTCTTCACGGAACACAGATTGCGATGTCAGTGGGTCTAGCGACTTCACTTATCGCGATTCCAATTGGTGTGATCCTTGGTGCACTTGCTGGTTACTTCGGTGGATGGGTCGATGATGTGATCACTTGGCTTTATACAACTTTTTCTTCAATTCCAAATATCATGCTTTTGATTTCAATCACGATGATTCTTGGAAAGGGTCTCTTCGCGGTATACATCGCTCTTGGTGCAACCAGTTGGGTAACTCTTTGCCGTCTTATCCGTGGTGAAGTGATGAAGCACAAAGAAAGAGAATACGTTCAGGCAGCAGGAGCAATTGGTGGTGGACACTTTCGTAAGCTGTTCCTTCACATCCTTCCGAACGTTACACACATTGTGATCATTAACACATCGCTTCAGTTCCAGTTCGCGATTAAATCAGAAGTTATTCTTTCTTATCTTGGCCTTGGTGTTCAAGGTGAACCAAGCTGGGGAACAATGATCGATGACGCTAAACTTGAGCTAGCACGCGGAGTGTGGTGGCAGCTTGCAGGTGCGACTACCGCCATGTTCATCGTTGTATTAGCATTTAACCTACTTGGGGACGCTCTACGTGATGCCCTAGATCCAAAGCTAAAAGGAAAATAG
- a CDS encoding ABC transporter ATP-binding protein, with product MTSSPLLSVRNLVVDFHTSEGVTRAVNNISFDIPAGKTIGIVGESGSGKSVTSLAVMGLLQKPAAKIPQGEILFNGQDLLKFNDAQMRDIRGNQISMIFQEPMTSLNPVFKVGDQIAETIRIHRQVSKKEAWDRAVDLMNQVGIPNPSASAHKYPHEMSGGQKQRVMIAMAIACEPKLLICDEPTTALDVTIQKQVLDLLHGLQQKHHMSMMFITHDLGVIGDIADDVVVMYRSNVVEKNNAKEIFYTAKHPYTKGLLACRPKLGANPRRLLTVSDFMDDNGVEKHVSAERVQVFEKEDEPNRSDEILLEVKNLVTQFPIKGGLFGRTVDHFKAVNDVSFTLKKGQTLGLVGESGCGKTTLGRSILRLIEPASGNIIYNGKDITQVGAEELRLLRRKMQIIFQDPYSSLNPRMTVAEILTEPLNIHNVGSGRQERLDMAKQLFEKVGLKAAQLNRYPHEFSGGQRQRICIARALMLRPEFVICDESVSALDVSVQAQVLNLLLDLQEEFGLTYVFISHDLGVVNFIADEVGVMNKGKIIEMDKASQIYKNPKEEYTRALLSAIPKGEGKANLAALV from the coding sequence ATGACATCTTCACCACTTCTTTCAGTAAGAAATCTCGTGGTTGATTTTCACACCAGTGAGGGTGTGACTCGAGCAGTAAATAACATCTCATTCGATATCCCGGCCGGTAAAACAATCGGTATCGTAGGTGAATCTGGTTCAGGTAAATCAGTTACGTCACTAGCTGTGATGGGACTTCTTCAAAAGCCTGCGGCCAAAATTCCTCAAGGGGAAATTCTTTTTAATGGCCAGGACCTTCTGAAGTTTAACGACGCTCAGATGCGTGATATCCGCGGAAATCAAATCTCAATGATCTTCCAGGAACCGATGACAAGCTTAAACCCGGTTTTCAAAGTAGGGGACCAGATCGCGGAAACGATTCGTATTCACCGTCAGGTTTCTAAAAAAGAAGCTTGGGACCGAGCGGTTGATTTGATGAACCAAGTAGGAATTCCTAATCCTTCTGCTTCTGCTCATAAATACCCGCATGAAATGTCAGGTGGTCAAAAGCAACGTGTGATGATTGCCATGGCGATTGCTTGTGAACCAAAACTTCTTATCTGTGATGAGCCGACAACTGCTCTGGATGTAACGATTCAGAAGCAGGTATTGGACCTTCTTCACGGTCTACAACAGAAGCACCACATGAGTATGATGTTCATCACTCACGATCTTGGAGTAATCGGTGATATCGCCGATGACGTAGTGGTGATGTACCGCTCGAACGTGGTTGAGAAAAACAACGCCAAAGAAATTTTCTATACAGCGAAGCACCCATATACAAAGGGTCTACTTGCTTGTCGTCCGAAGCTTGGAGCTAATCCTCGTCGTCTTCTGACAGTAAGTGACTTCATGGATGACAACGGTGTTGAAAAACACGTTTCAGCTGAAAGAGTTCAAGTCTTTGAAAAAGAAGATGAGCCAAACAGATCAGACGAAATTCTTCTGGAAGTAAAAAACCTTGTGACTCAATTCCCCATCAAAGGCGGACTATTTGGTCGCACGGTTGATCACTTTAAGGCCGTAAATGATGTGAGCTTCACTCTTAAAAAAGGTCAAACACTTGGTCTGGTAGGAGAGTCTGGTTGCGGTAAAACAACTTTGGGTCGTTCGATCCTTCGTTTGATTGAGCCAGCATCTGGTAACATCATCTATAACGGGAAAGACATCACGCAAGTGGGGGCCGAAGAGCTTCGTCTTCTTCGTCGTAAGATGCAGATCATTTTCCAGGATCCTTATTCATCTCTTAACCCGCGTATGACCGTGGCAGAGATTTTGACTGAACCACTAAATATTCACAATGTGGGAAGTGGTCGTCAGGAACGTCTCGATATGGCGAAACAGTTATTTGAGAAAGTGGGTCTTAAGGCCGCTCAACTTAATCGTTATCCGCATGAGTTCTCTGGTGGCCAGAGACAACGTATCTGTATCGCTCGTGCTCTTATGCTTCGTCCTGAGTTCGTGATTTGTGATGAATCAGTTTCGGCCCTCGACGTATCAGTTCAAGCTCAAGTTCTAAACCTTCTTCTTGATCTACAGGAAGAGTTTGGTCTTACATATGTGTTTATTTCGCACGATCTTGGCGTGGTGAATTTCATTGCCGACGAAGTGGGTGTGATGAACAAAGGTAAGATCATCGAGATGGATAAAGCGAGCCAGATCTATAAGAACCCGAAAGAAGAGTACACAAGAGCTCTCCTTTCAGCGATTCCTAAGGGTGAAGGTAAGGCTAATCTCGCGGCGCTGGTTTAA
- a CDS encoding sodium:solute symporter family transporter gives MDIQLIDWAVIVFYIILVFYLAIRAGKATKVSHSNDPKVLAKEQYLANNSLTFTESICSIIATEVSALTFLGIPAFAFNNNFSFIQIYMGAIVGRLVIALVFLPKVYGKGLTIYEVMAQETGLPSGQRAVAMFYTVSKILSVGVRLFSGSILVSHFLGINVYLGLAIVTGMTFLYTLIGGLKAVVRTDIMQMSLFVLGGLIAHYLIPQTSNQAWSDMMIFAHNAGKTSFFSFENPWPFIFGIMGGILFDMSTHGVDQDFAQRLTASQSLRKGQMAIFFSSFISIAVGLLFLGVGALLWVHYQSEPMPESVINADHLFSHYIINYFPAGIRGIMVAGVLAATMSTLDSTINALCATVYNDIFPLRKPEKMKLYSFFDTLIITLLLFGIAVVASTNDGLLMLGLKVQSWTGGALLGLFMSKIVLKKWFKYQLSTVSVIGAYLFGISGVYLNTQVLVWDWNLNVYWGCGMSLLFLKIYSTLKPAPRD, from the coding sequence ATGGATATTCAATTAATCGACTGGGCGGTCATCGTCTTTTATATCATTCTAGTATTTTACCTAGCTATTCGTGCGGGAAAGGCGACCAAAGTTTCTCATTCGAACGACCCTAAGGTTCTGGCAAAAGAACAGTATCTGGCCAATAACTCGCTCACCTTTACTGAATCAATTTGCTCGATTATTGCCACAGAGGTCTCTGCTCTCACTTTTCTAGGTATTCCAGCATTTGCCTTCAACAATAACTTTTCCTTCATTCAAATCTACATGGGTGCCATTGTTGGCCGTCTGGTTATTGCGCTCGTTTTTCTTCCGAAGGTCTATGGCAAAGGACTTACGATTTATGAAGTCATGGCCCAAGAAACCGGGCTACCTTCCGGTCAAAGAGCAGTGGCCATGTTTTACACGGTTTCTAAAATTCTTTCCGTTGGTGTGAGATTGTTCTCCGGATCGATTTTGGTGTCGCACTTTCTTGGCATCAATGTGTATCTGGGTCTGGCCATTGTAACGGGTATGACTTTTTTGTATACCTTGATTGGGGGTCTGAAGGCCGTAGTAAGAACAGATATCATGCAAATGAGTTTATTTGTTTTAGGTGGTCTGATTGCTCATTATTTAATTCCACAAACAAGTAACCAGGCATGGTCAGACATGATGATTTTTGCTCATAATGCAGGCAAAACATCATTCTTCAGTTTTGAGAATCCTTGGCCTTTTATTTTCGGAATCATGGGCGGTATTTTATTTGATATGTCCACTCATGGTGTAGATCAAGACTTCGCTCAACGACTGACTGCCAGTCAAAGTCTTCGCAAAGGACAGATGGCGATTTTCTTTTCTTCATTTATTTCAATCGCAGTTGGACTGTTGTTTCTAGGTGTAGGTGCTCTACTATGGGTGCATTATCAATCTGAACCAATGCCTGAGTCAGTCATCAATGCTGATCATTTGTTCAGTCATTACATCATTAATTATTTTCCTGCTGGCATCAGAGGCATTATGGTGGCAGGAGTTCTTGCCGCGACAATGAGTACTCTTGATTCCACAATCAATGCTCTTTGCGCCACTGTTTACAACGATATTTTCCCTCTGAGAAAACCGGAAAAAATGAAGCTGTATTCGTTCTTTGATACGCTGATCATTACCCTACTCTTATTTGGAATTGCGGTTGTGGCATCAACTAACGATGGTCTTCTAATGCTTGGTCTTAAAGTTCAATCATGGACAGGCGGGGCCCTGCTTGGACTTTTCATGAGTAAGATCGTTCTGAAGAAGTGGTTTAAATACCAACTCTCAACAGTCAGTGTAATTGGAGCTTATTTATTCGGAATTAGCGGCGTCTATTTAAACACTCAGGTCCTAGTCTGGGACTGGAACCTGAATGTGTATTGGGGATGCGGAATGAGTCTCTTGTTCTTGAAGATCTACTCGACGCTTAAACCAGCGCCGCGAGATTAG
- a CDS encoding HD-GYP domain-containing protein, translated as MTQEATSTFKLPVKDLAKKVICDGHLFLTSGGRKFYLMKPGVFVDPAFVKKHAPHNSNFDFETVVHDEVKEKFKTLFRELRYLQFEKDLRLKCFEIVAYFYRTYSSDEHFLSFALACHEEFCQISIDEQLKMHETDMHLFRKSIYSAAFAVIIGMTNDFYHFLMLKDFYNLTMALDIGLCDTSYSWFVAQACNEENRQPGTGKAYLEKEKATEQEIQVFLKHPERGYEFLKSNSLLSHPELKEVALYQHELSDGNGFPRGVAKGQVSSWEAVVIFADSLVDIRSEYSFETEVIKYLLNFQNQKLRDLPVGRVYKKMCMAFDHLGSMKETGS; from the coding sequence ATGACACAAGAAGCGACCTCTACATTCAAACTTCCGGTGAAGGATTTAGCAAAGAAAGTTATTTGCGATGGTCACCTTTTTCTCACCAGTGGTGGGAGAAAATTCTATTTGATGAAGCCTGGTGTGTTTGTTGATCCGGCCTTTGTAAAAAAACACGCGCCTCATAATTCTAATTTTGATTTTGAAACCGTTGTTCATGATGAAGTGAAAGAAAAATTTAAAACACTCTTTCGTGAACTTCGTTATTTGCAGTTTGAAAAAGACCTGCGCTTAAAGTGTTTTGAAATCGTTGCCTACTTCTATCGCACTTATTCGAGTGATGAGCATTTCTTATCATTTGCTCTGGCCTGTCATGAAGAGTTCTGCCAAATCTCAATTGATGAGCAGCTAAAAATGCATGAAACCGATATGCATCTCTTTAGAAAATCAATTTACTCTGCGGCCTTCGCCGTGATCATTGGCATGACAAATGACTTCTATCATTTCTTGATGCTGAAAGATTTTTATAACCTCACAATGGCCCTCGATATTGGTCTGTGTGATACGAGCTATAGTTGGTTTGTGGCCCAGGCCTGTAATGAAGAAAATCGTCAGCCTGGTACGGGTAAGGCCTATCTGGAAAAAGAAAAGGCGACAGAGCAGGAGATTCAGGTCTTCTTGAAACATCCTGAGCGTGGTTATGAATTCTTGAAGAGCAATAGTTTATTGTCCCATCCGGAACTGAAGGAAGTGGCACTCTATCAGCATGAACTGTCTGATGGAAATGGTTTTCCAAGAGGTGTTGCCAAAGGGCAGGTCTCGAGTTGGGAAGCAGTGGTGATTTTCGCAGACTCATTAGTGGATATTCGAAGTGAATATTCATTTGAAACAGAAGTGATTAAGTATCTTCTGAATTTTCAAAATCAGAAGTTAAGAGATCTTCCCGTGGGAAGAGTTTATAAAAAGATGTGTATGGCATTTGATCATCTTGGGTCAATGAAGGAGACAGGGTCTTAA